The following are from one region of the Jeongeupia sp. USM3 genome:
- a CDS encoding glycosyl hydrolase family 18 protein — MSQHNRFALAVLPAALFAAHAYAAYPAWQEGQTYTAGTYVSYSGNDYQALVTHTAYVGANWNPASSPTLWKAAGASTGTPSPAPTPAPTPAPTPAPTPAPTATPTPAPTPSGCAAWSNTAVYTAGQCVTHNGVTYKAKWWTQNNVPGTEQYGPWEVQGSVTPTPTPTPTPTPTPTPTPTPTPTPTPTPTPTPTPTPTPTPTPTPTPTPTPTGTPTVQAGSYFAQWGIYGRNYQVADISNSGAAAKLTFINYAFGNLYQKNGGYECGIINKLEPGATDPNAADAGTGGDAWADYQKGFPGDAWGWPAWDDPRNGVSGPLKGNFNQIKQLKAKHPNLKVFISLGGWTWSKWFSAAASTDALRKQLVSSCIDVYIKGNLPFDAGSNAGGPGVGAGVFDGIDIDWEFPGVIGQPYNTVSAADKENFTLLLKEFRTQLDAIGAANSKRYALTVAIGAGKDKIDMTDPAEYTKYLDWVNVMNYDYNGGWAAQGPTDFQSHLYKDVNNPNYIDSKTGQRSLVSYYNTDESIQLLIAKGAPRNKLVVGVPYYGRGWTGVKAGPNGDGLYQAATGAAKGTYEAGIEDYKVLKNAAGTLRYHPVTKQSYKYDGTTWWSYDTPTDIQTKVDYIKANQLGGAFSWSLDGDTADAELTKAMAKVRE, encoded by the coding sequence ATGTCGCAACACAATCGTTTCGCCCTGGCCGTGCTGCCGGCTGCGCTGTTTGCCGCGCACGCCTACGCTGCCTACCCGGCCTGGCAGGAAGGCCAGACCTATACCGCCGGCACCTATGTGTCGTACAGCGGTAACGACTATCAGGCACTGGTGACCCACACCGCCTACGTTGGTGCCAACTGGAACCCGGCATCGAGCCCGACACTGTGGAAAGCCGCCGGCGCCAGCACCGGTACGCCGAGCCCGGCACCGACGCCGGCCCCCACGCCTGCACCGACCCCGGCACCGACGCCCGCCCCGACCGCCACGCCGACCCCGGCTCCGACGCCGAGCGGCTGCGCTGCATGGTCGAACACCGCCGTCTACACCGCCGGCCAGTGCGTGACCCATAACGGCGTGACCTACAAGGCCAAGTGGTGGACGCAGAACAACGTGCCGGGTACCGAGCAGTACGGCCCGTGGGAAGTCCAAGGCAGCGTGACGCCGACTCCGACGCCGACGCCGACGCCGACTCCGACGCCGACGCCGACTCCGACTCCGACTCCGACTCCGACTCCGACTCCGACTCCGACTCCGACTCCGACTCCGACTCCGACTCCGACTCCGACGCCGACGCCGACCCCGACCCCGACCGGCACCCCGACGGTCCAGGCCGGTTCGTACTTCGCGCAGTGGGGCATCTACGGCCGCAACTACCAGGTCGCCGACATCAGCAACAGCGGCGCGGCAGCCAAGCTCACCTTCATCAACTACGCGTTCGGCAACCTGTACCAGAAGAACGGCGGTTACGAGTGCGGCATCATCAACAAGCTCGAGCCGGGTGCAACCGATCCGAATGCCGCCGATGCCGGCACCGGTGGCGACGCCTGGGCCGACTACCAGAAGGGCTTCCCGGGCGACGCCTGGGGCTGGCCGGCATGGGATGATCCGCGCAACGGCGTCTCCGGTCCGCTCAAGGGCAACTTCAACCAGATCAAGCAGCTGAAGGCCAAGCACCCGAACCTGAAGGTCTTCATCTCGCTCGGCGGCTGGACGTGGTCGAAGTGGTTCTCGGCAGCCGCCAGCACCGACGCACTGCGCAAACAGTTGGTCAGCTCGTGCATCGACGTGTACATCAAGGGCAACCTGCCGTTTGACGCCGGCTCGAACGCCGGTGGTCCGGGCGTCGGCGCCGGTGTGTTCGACGGTATCGACATCGACTGGGAATTCCCGGGCGTGATCGGCCAGCCGTACAACACCGTCAGCGCGGCCGACAAGGAGAACTTCACCTTGCTGCTCAAGGAGTTCCGCACCCAGCTCGACGCGATCGGCGCAGCCAACAGCAAGCGCTACGCCCTCACCGTCGCCATCGGCGCCGGCAAGGACAAGATCGACATGACCGATCCGGCCGAGTACACCAAGTACCTCGACTGGGTGAACGTGATGAACTACGACTACAACGGCGGCTGGGCAGCCCAAGGCCCGACCGACTTCCAGTCGCACCTGTACAAGGATGTCAACAATCCGAACTACATCGACTCGAAGACCGGTCAGCGCAGCCTGGTGTCGTACTACAACACCGACGAGTCGATCCAGCTGCTGATCGCCAAGGGTGCTCCGCGCAACAAGCTCGTTGTCGGCGTGCCGTACTACGGCCGCGGCTGGACCGGCGTGAAGGCCGGCCCGAACGGTGATGGCCTGTACCAGGCTGCAACGGGTGCGGCCAAGGGCACGTATGAAGCCGGCATCGAGGACTACAAGGTCCTGAAGAACGCCGCCGGCACGCTGCGTTACCACCCGGTCACCAAGCAGTCGTACAAGTACGACGGCACCACCTGGTGGAGCTACGATACCCCGACCGATATCCAGACCAAGGTCGACTACATCAAGGCCAACCAGCTGGGAGGCGCATTCAGCTGGTCGCTCGATGGCGATACGGCCGATGCCGAACTGACCAAGGCCATGGCCAAGGTTCGCGAATAA
- the gspG gene encoding type II secretion system major pseudopilin GspG has product MKQSGRTSRPWFRHARQRGFTLLELLVVILIIALLAGYVGPKLFGKVGEAKAKTAAGQMKSLSDALNNYRLDMGSYPSTEQGLAVLNAKPADAGNRWQGPYLMKDVPSDPWDRPYVYRRPGENGKDFDLLTFGADGKPGGSGEDTDISY; this is encoded by the coding sequence ATGAAGCAGTCCGGCCGCACCTCCCGCCCATGGTTCCGCCACGCCCGCCAGCGCGGCTTTACCCTGCTCGAACTGCTGGTCGTGATCCTGATCATCGCCCTGCTGGCCGGCTATGTCGGACCCAAGCTGTTCGGTAAGGTCGGCGAAGCCAAGGCCAAGACCGCCGCCGGGCAGATGAAATCGCTGTCGGACGCATTGAACAACTACCGGCTCGACATGGGCAGCTACCCGAGCACCGAGCAGGGGCTGGCGGTGCTGAACGCCAAGCCGGCCGACGCCGGCAACCGCTGGCAGGGCCCCTACCTGATGAAGGATGTCCCGAGCGACCCGTGGGACCGCCCTTATGTCTATCGCCGCCCCGGCGAGAACGGCAAGGACTTCGACCTGCTGACCTTCGGCGCCGACGGCAAGCCGGGCGGCAGCGGCGAAGACACCGACATCAGTTACTGA
- a CDS encoding type II secretion system F family protein has translation MRYKVKALAAGRLSELELDAANEAELRSRLAAQGAQLVSFQAQQRLAFRKSEFGLSLFTQELIALLEAGLTLVEAVETLKEKSAQDGSRVVLTRMVETLYQGLPFSKVLAQMPEHFPPLYIATVGSAEKTGHLADALKRYHHYDTRLAGVKKKVVAALIYPMVILTIGGSIMLFLLFYVIPKFSQIYASMRNIPFAAQIMLWWGDLVHQHGHWLFAGIAATIAGIVLLLRTPSVQGALMEIVWRIPRLDDYRRLFALTRFYRTVGLLLAGGLSVVAAMELAAQLLPTPMRLALGRAIVDIRAGQGLSATLPRYQLTTPVSERLLRVGEQSGELATMCERSAQFCDEELDRGIEMFTKLFEPILMLFIGVMIGTIVFLLYMPIFELAGSVH, from the coding sequence ATGCGCTACAAGGTCAAGGCGCTGGCGGCCGGCCGCCTCTCCGAACTCGAGCTCGACGCGGCCAACGAAGCCGAGCTTCGCAGTCGGCTGGCGGCGCAGGGCGCCCAGCTCGTCAGCTTCCAGGCCCAGCAACGGCTCGCGTTCCGCAAGAGCGAGTTCGGCCTGTCGCTGTTCACGCAGGAGCTGATCGCGCTGCTCGAGGCCGGGCTGACGCTGGTCGAGGCCGTCGAAACGCTGAAGGAAAAAAGCGCGCAGGACGGCAGCCGCGTGGTGCTGACGCGGATGGTCGAAACGCTCTACCAGGGCCTGCCGTTCTCGAAAGTGCTGGCGCAGATGCCCGAACACTTCCCGCCGCTCTATATCGCGACCGTCGGCTCGGCCGAAAAGACCGGCCACCTGGCCGACGCGCTCAAGCGCTACCACCACTACGATACCCGGCTCGCGGGGGTGAAGAAGAAGGTCGTCGCCGCGCTGATCTACCCGATGGTGATCCTGACCATCGGCGGCAGCATCATGCTGTTCCTGCTGTTCTATGTGATCCCGAAGTTCAGCCAGATCTACGCGTCGATGCGCAATATTCCGTTCGCGGCGCAGATCATGCTGTGGTGGGGCGACCTCGTGCACCAGCATGGCCACTGGCTGTTCGCCGGTATCGCCGCGACCATCGCCGGCATCGTGCTGCTCTTGCGCACGCCGTCGGTCCAGGGCGCGCTGATGGAAATCGTCTGGCGGATTCCACGGCTCGACGACTATCGCCGGCTGTTCGCGCTCACCCGCTTCTACCGCACCGTCGGCCTGCTGCTCGCCGGCGGCCTGTCGGTCGTCGCGGCCATGGAACTGGCGGCGCAGCTGCTGCCGACGCCGATGCGTCTGGCACTCGGCCGTGCGATCGTCGACATCCGCGCCGGCCAGGGCCTGTCAGCCACCCTGCCGCGCTACCAGTTGACGACGCCGGTGTCCGAACGGCTGCTGCGCGTCGGCGAACAGAGCGGCGAGCTGGCGACGATGTGCGAGCGCTCGGCGCAGTTCTGCGACGAAGAGCTCGACCGCGGCATCGAAATGTTCACCAAGCTGTTCGAGCCGATCCTGATGCTGTTCATCGGCGTGATGATCGGCACCATCGTCTTCCTGCTCTACATGCCGATTTTCGAACTCGCGGGGAGTGTCCACTGA
- a CDS encoding GspE/PulE family protein translates to MSALTLDLIQHLRANRGDTPLPLLLQQTLGASDDDYRFDVSTFLGLPALTLSDLDALFPRYDLLPYADAIAHQCVLVEDTDGSLSLVYGDPFDAATRNWALQRVSVAFRNALGHYDDVARYLEKYETSHRAMDQLAGGGDGEASNDGVPEISLATIAADSNPVVKLVNSTLYDALKSKASDIHLESTPAGLSIKYRIDGVLLHIGGANGIETAEQTVSRIKVLADLDIAERRIPQDGRFKVIMNGRDIDFRVSIMPSIYGEDAVLRVLDKQGGGDSFKQLRLDILGHEEVTMAAIRSLANEPYGLLLVTGPTGSGKSTTLYATLSEINTGEEKIITIEDPVEYQLPGVLQIPVNDKKGLSFARGLRSILRHDPDKILVGEIRDGETANIAVQAALTGHLVLTSVHANNAFSVLDRFMHMGVESHSFVDALIGVVAQRLIRKICPHCITDDNPDDELLETSGLSRDHVAAWRFRKGTGCKACRNTGYLGRKAIAEVLRLNDDLKVAIVNRAPPGEMKTLASRTGFASMRQMALLAVSRGETTLQEINRVTFVD, encoded by the coding sequence ATGTCCGCGCTGACGCTCGACCTGATCCAGCACCTGCGTGCCAATCGCGGTGACACGCCGCTGCCCTTGCTGCTGCAGCAGACGCTCGGTGCCTCCGACGACGACTACCGCTTCGACGTCAGCACCTTCCTCGGCCTGCCAGCGCTGACGCTGTCCGACCTCGACGCGCTGTTCCCGCGCTACGACCTGCTGCCGTACGCCGATGCCATCGCACACCAGTGCGTGCTGGTCGAGGACACCGACGGCAGCCTGTCGCTGGTCTACGGCGATCCGTTCGATGCGGCCACGCGCAACTGGGCGCTGCAGCGGGTCTCGGTCGCGTTCCGCAATGCGCTCGGTCATTACGACGACGTCGCCCGCTATCTGGAAAAGTACGAAACCAGCCACCGGGCGATGGACCAGCTCGCCGGCGGCGGCGACGGCGAGGCCAGCAACGACGGCGTGCCGGAAATCTCGCTGGCGACGATTGCCGCCGACAGCAACCCGGTGGTCAAGCTGGTCAACTCGACCTTGTACGACGCGCTCAAGTCCAAGGCGTCGGACATCCACCTCGAGAGCACGCCGGCCGGCCTGTCGATCAAGTACCGGATCGACGGCGTGCTGCTGCACATCGGCGGCGCCAACGGCATCGAAACCGCCGAACAGACCGTGTCGCGGATCAAGGTGCTCGCCGACCTCGACATCGCCGAGCGGCGGATTCCGCAGGACGGCCGCTTCAAGGTGATCATGAACGGCCGCGACATCGACTTCCGCGTGTCGATCATGCCGTCGATCTACGGCGAGGACGCCGTGCTGCGGGTGCTCGACAAACAGGGCGGCGGCGATTCGTTCAAGCAGTTGCGGCTCGACATCCTCGGCCACGAGGAAGTGACGATGGCGGCGATCCGCTCGCTCGCCAACGAGCCGTACGGCCTCTTGCTGGTGACCGGGCCGACCGGTTCGGGCAAGTCAACGACGCTGTACGCGACGCTGTCCGAGATCAATACCGGTGAAGAGAAGATCATTACCATCGAGGACCCGGTCGAATACCAACTGCCCGGCGTGCTGCAGATTCCGGTCAATGACAAGAAGGGCCTGAGCTTCGCGCGCGGGCTGCGCTCGATCCTCCGGCACGACCCGGACAAGATCCTCGTCGGCGAAATCCGCGACGGCGAAACCGCCAACATCGCCGTCCAGGCGGCGCTGACCGGGCACCTGGTGCTGACGTCGGTGCACGCCAACAACGCCTTCTCGGTGCTCGACCGCTTCATGCACATGGGCGTCGAATCGCACAGCTTCGTCGACGCACTGATCGGCGTCGTCGCGCAGCGGCTGATCCGCAAGATCTGCCCGCACTGCATCACCGACGACAATCCCGACGACGAACTGCTCGAAACCTCGGGCCTTTCCCGCGACCACGTCGCCGCATGGCGCTTCCGCAAGGGCACGGGCTGCAAGGCCTGCCGCAATACCGGCTATCTGGGTCGCAAGGCGATTGCCGAAGTGCTGCGGCTCAACGACGACCTCAAGGTCGCGATCGTCAACCGTGCACCGCCCGGCGAAATGAAAACGCTCGCCAGCCGGACCGGCTTTGCGTCGATGCGGCAGATGGCCTTGCTGGCCGTGTCGCGCGGCGAAACCACCCTGCAGGAAATCAATCGTGTCACCTTTGTCGATTGA
- a CDS encoding secretin N-terminal domain-containing protein, with amino-acid sequence MKRALTITVLTALLAGCAADSARQQGEALIQQGNTQEGLKALQTAVQQYPDDIKLRTAYRRQLDQQLGQLLQEAETARARGDMPTALARYQQMLSWDQGNVRALEGMRQLERTVRNDSMLKFAGEIKDKRPDEALDILRQVLADNPRNPQAVKLKDDIENRKSREANLRPALAQALKSPISLQFRDQPVMSVFDIVARIGKVNFIFDRDVPANLRTTIFARDTTVEDVINLILATNQLDKKILNDNTILIYPKRPDKDRDYKDLVMRTFYLSNADPKQVLSMLKQMVKTRDVYIDERLNMLVMRDTPEAIAVAERLIAAQDLPQSEVVFEVEVLEVNSSDVLNLGIRYPDSVSATVGGFDAAGGFTPGLITLDKLNDVNKSNVLVNMGTPTITANMVHSKGNGTVLANPKIRVKNRDKAKILIGDRLPVVTTTNSNGVVSETINYQDVGLTLNVEPIIGVDGDVGVKVQLEVSNVTKEIQTKTGLIAYQIGTRRAETNMSGRDGETQILAGLLSRNSQSTGDAIPGLGELPILDRIFGSKKDSATKTELVLSITPRIVRNLPIPGGYVTQFDSGTDASISTDPLRLRPASSMNYSAQGGSVPAPPPAPVPVPPPAPAPAPAPAPAPAPAPAPAAAAPAAPAQAPATAAADAPVPRSGLGRR; translated from the coding sequence GTGAAGCGCGCGTTGACCATCACCGTTCTGACCGCGCTGCTCGCCGGCTGTGCCGCCGACAGTGCGCGCCAACAAGGCGAAGCGCTGATCCAGCAGGGCAACACGCAGGAAGGCCTGAAAGCGCTGCAGACCGCGGTGCAGCAGTATCCGGACGACATCAAGCTGCGCACCGCCTACCGCCGCCAGCTCGACCAGCAGCTCGGCCAGTTGCTGCAGGAGGCCGAAACCGCCCGCGCCCGCGGCGACATGCCGACCGCGCTGGCACGCTACCAGCAGATGCTGTCGTGGGATCAGGGCAATGTGCGCGCACTCGAGGGCATGCGCCAGCTCGAACGCACGGTGCGCAACGACTCGATGCTCAAGTTCGCCGGCGAGATCAAGGACAAGCGGCCGGACGAGGCGCTCGACATCCTGCGCCAGGTGCTTGCCGACAATCCGCGCAACCCGCAGGCGGTGAAGCTCAAGGACGACATCGAGAACCGCAAGTCCCGCGAGGCCAATCTGCGCCCGGCGCTGGCGCAGGCGCTCAAGAGCCCGATCTCGCTGCAGTTCCGCGACCAGCCGGTGATGAGCGTGTTCGACATCGTCGCGCGCATCGGCAAGGTCAATTTCATCTTCGACCGCGACGTGCCGGCCAACCTGCGCACGACGATCTTTGCCCGCGACACCACGGTCGAGGACGTGATCAACCTGATCCTGGCGACCAACCAGCTCGACAAGAAGATCCTCAACGACAACACGATCCTGATCTACCCGAAGCGGCCCGACAAGGACCGCGACTACAAGGATCTGGTGATGCGGACCTTCTACCTCTCCAACGCCGACCCCAAGCAGGTGCTGTCGATGCTCAAGCAGATGGTCAAGACGCGCGACGTCTACATCGACGAGCGGCTGAACATGCTGGTGATGCGCGACACGCCCGAAGCGATCGCCGTCGCCGAGCGGCTGATCGCCGCGCAGGACCTGCCGCAGTCGGAGGTCGTGTTCGAGGTCGAGGTGCTCGAGGTCAACAGCAGCGACGTTCTCAACCTCGGCATCCGCTACCCGGACAGCGTCAGCGCGACGGTCGGCGGCTTCGACGCCGCCGGCGGCTTCACGCCGGGGCTGATCACGCTCGACAAGCTGAACGACGTGAACAAGAGCAACGTGCTCGTCAACATGGGCACGCCGACGATCACCGCGAACATGGTCCACAGCAAGGGCAACGGCACGGTGCTCGCCAACCCGAAGATCCGCGTCAAGAACCGCGACAAGGCCAAGATCCTGATCGGCGACCGGCTGCCGGTGGTGACGACCACCAACTCGAACGGCGTGGTCAGCGAAACGATCAACTATCAGGATGTCGGCCTGACGCTGAATGTCGAGCCGATCATCGGCGTCGACGGCGACGTCGGCGTCAAGGTCCAGCTCGAAGTGTCGAACGTCACCAAGGAAATCCAGACCAAGACCGGCCTGATCGCCTACCAGATCGGCACCCGCCGCGCCGAAACCAATATGAGCGGCCGCGACGGCGAAACGCAGATCCTCGCCGGCCTGTTGAGCCGCAACAGCCAGAGCACCGGCGACGCGATCCCCGGCCTGGGCGAGCTGCCCATCCTCGACCGGATCTTCGGCAGCAAGAAGGACTCGGCGACCAAGACCGAACTCGTGCTGTCGATCACGCCGCGCATCGTCCGCAACCTGCCGATCCCGGGCGGCTACGTCACGCAGTTCGACAGCGGCACCGACGCGTCGATCTCGACCGACCCGCTGCGGCTGCGCCCGGCGTCGTCGATGAACTACTCGGCACAGGGCGGCAGCGTCCCGGCACCGCCGCCGGCACCGGTTCCGGTTCCACCGCCCGCTCCGGCTCCGGCTCCGGCTCCGGCTCCGGCTCCGGCTCCGGCTCCGGCTCCGGCTGCTGCAGCGCCTGCCGCGCCGGCACAGGCGCCCGCCACGGCAGCGGCCGACGCGCCGGTACCGCGCAGCGGCCTCGGCCGCCGCTGA
- a CDS encoding type II secretion system protein, producing the protein MRRARGFTLIELMVTLTILAVLATVALPLSQVAATRNRESELRQALWQIRSAIDAYKLAVDDGRVSKSLEDTGYPPELALLADGVKDAKDPTGKKIYFLRRIPRDPFCDCPSMNNVQTWGLRSYASPPDSPQEGRDVYDVYSRSNGVGLNGTPYRDW; encoded by the coding sequence ATGCGCCGCGCACGGGGCTTCACGCTGATCGAGCTGATGGTCACGCTGACCATCCTCGCCGTGCTTGCGACCGTCGCGCTGCCGCTGTCGCAGGTTGCCGCCACCCGCAACCGCGAGTCCGAGTTGCGGCAGGCGTTATGGCAGATCCGCAGCGCGATCGACGCCTACAAGCTGGCGGTCGACGACGGCCGGGTCAGCAAGTCGCTCGAGGACACCGGTTACCCGCCCGAACTGGCCCTCCTCGCCGACGGCGTCAAGGACGCCAAGGACCCGACCGGCAAGAAGATCTACTTCCTCCGGCGCATTCCGCGCGACCCGTTCTGCGACTGCCCGAGCATGAACAACGTGCAGACCTGGGGTCTGCGCAGCTATGCAAGCCCGCCCGATTCGCCACAGGAGGGCCGCGACGTCTACGATGTGTATTCCCGCTCCAACGGCGTCGGCCTCAACGGCACGCCGTACCGCGATTGGTGA
- a CDS encoding type II secretion system protein has translation MPSPRRRRGFTLIELLVVLAIMASLLTLVVPRYFQQTDRAAETVLKHNLVAMRDAIDKFYADTGRYPATLDELVQRRYLREMPLDPVANRRDAWRTIPPEGGSGVYDVKSSADGNDSDGKPFRDL, from the coding sequence ATGCCTTCCCCGCGCCGCCGCCGCGGCTTTACCCTGATCGAACTCCTGGTCGTGCTCGCCATCATGGCCAGCCTGCTGACCCTGGTCGTGCCGCGTTATTTCCAGCAGACCGACCGCGCCGCCGAGACCGTGCTCAAGCACAATCTCGTGGCGATGCGCGACGCGATCGACAAGTTCTACGCCGATACCGGCCGCTATCCGGCCACGCTGGACGAACTGGTCCAGCGCCGCTACCTGCGCGAGATGCCGCTCGACCCGGTCGCCAACCGCCGCGATGCCTGGCGGACGATCCCACCCGAAGGCGGCAGCGGCGTCTACGACGTCAAGAGCAGTGCCGACGGCAACGACAGCGATGGCAAACCGTTCCGCGACCTCTAG
- a CDS encoding type II secretion system protein, which produces MTTGPGRQAGFAYVWVLMMVLVMGIYLGLVGDAWQTKLQREREQELLRVGDEIRLAIKGYNAIDSQYPKRLQDLVQDPRVPFARRFLRRAYKDPMTGEDWAYIGAPGGGFMGVYSKSTKVPLKQSNFPQPYGNFVDKKSFADWQFAWWPNSGGGRTR; this is translated from the coding sequence ATGACGACCGGCCCTGGCCGCCAAGCCGGCTTCGCCTACGTCTGGGTGCTGATGATGGTGCTGGTGATGGGCATCTATCTCGGTCTCGTCGGCGACGCCTGGCAAACCAAGCTGCAGCGCGAACGCGAGCAGGAACTGCTGCGGGTCGGCGACGAGATCCGCCTGGCGATCAAGGGCTACAACGCCATCGATTCGCAGTACCCGAAGCGGCTGCAGGATCTGGTCCAGGATCCGCGCGTGCCGTTTGCCCGGCGCTTCCTGCGCCGCGCGTACAAGGACCCGATGACCGGCGAGGACTGGGCCTACATCGGCGCGCCGGGCGGCGGCTTCATGGGCGTCTACAGCAAGTCGACCAAGGTGCCGCTGAAGCAGAGCAACTTTCCGCAGCCCTACGGCAACTTCGTCGACAAGAAGAGCTTCGCCGACTGGCAATTCGCCTGGTGGCCCAACAGCGGCGGCGGCCGGACCCGCTGA
- a CDS encoding LacI family DNA-binding transcriptional regulator gives MATFARLTIDDIARLAGVSRTTASLVLNGRAETYRISKTTQERVLAVAAEHQFQPSQSARALRARASHTLGLVVPQLTNFTHASLAEALEPLAREAGYQLMIVSSSDDPVQEAAGIGQLIARQVDGLIVVPCNADPAVYAGWARRLPLVFADRRVPGSSVPFVVTAAAAATEALVGGAIADGAREILYIGGGASLSTSADRLAGYRAAVDRAGIAVGDDWISERDYLRTSGQARLADWVNRHGRYPQAVFTGGITLLEGVLAFVNAHGGTGPDFLLTFDDHPLLDCLPQAVQSVAQDSHTLAADSLAAVLALLAGQPAEPERWIDASVRRRQR, from the coding sequence GTGGCTACCTTTGCACGCCTGACCATCGACGACATCGCCCGGCTCGCCGGCGTCTCGCGCACCACCGCCAGCCTGGTGCTCAACGGCCGCGCCGAAACCTACCGGATTTCCAAGACCACGCAGGAACGCGTGCTCGCGGTTGCCGCCGAACACCAGTTTCAGCCGTCGCAATCGGCCCGGGCCCTGCGCGCACGCGCCAGCCACACGCTCGGCCTCGTCGTGCCGCAACTGACCAACTTCACTCACGCCAGTCTCGCCGAAGCGCTCGAGCCGCTGGCGCGGGAAGCCGGCTACCAGTTGATGATCGTCAGCAGCAGCGACGACCCGGTACAGGAAGCCGCCGGCATCGGCCAGCTCATCGCGCGCCAGGTCGACGGACTGATCGTCGTGCCGTGCAACGCCGACCCGGCCGTCTATGCCGGCTGGGCCAGGCGCCTGCCGCTGGTGTTCGCCGACCGCCGCGTTCCCGGCAGCAGCGTTCCCTTCGTCGTGACCGCCGCCGCCGCCGCCACCGAGGCACTGGTCGGCGGCGCGATCGCCGACGGCGCACGCGAGATCCTGTACATCGGCGGTGGCGCCAGCCTGTCGACCAGCGCCGACCGGCTCGCCGGCTACCGCGCCGCAGTCGATCGCGCCGGCATCGCCGTTGGCGACGACTGGATCAGCGAGCGCGACTACCTGCGCACATCGGGCCAGGCCCGGCTCGCCGACTGGGTGAACCGGCACGGCCGCTACCCGCAGGCGGTGTTCACCGGCGGGATCACGCTGCTCGAAGGCGTGCTGGCCTTCGTCAATGCCCACGGCGGCACCGGCCCCGACTTCCTGCTGACCTTCGACGACCACCCGCTGCTCGACTGCCTGCCGCAGGCGGTGCAATCGGTCGCGCAGGACAGCCATACGCTGGCGGCCGACAGCCTTGCCGCCGTACTGGCGCTGCTGGCCGGCCAGCCGGCCGAGCCCGAACGCTGGATCGACGCCAGCGTTCGCCGCCGGCAGCGTTAA
- the rbsK gene encoding ribokinase — MTKVLVVGSINMDLVVGTTRFPRLGETLFGERFATHPGGKGANQAVAAARLGAQVTMVGRVGDDAFGQQMLATLTTEGIDTRWIGVSDSAATGIAAITVCDGDNAILVVPGANGELSPEHIAASEQAFAGTDVVLAQLEVPMATVEAAAALAHKHGKPFILNPAPAARLPIELVGKVALFTPNEYELAVALDGKPENWKALLAMLPGKVVMTKGRDGAYFTDAGGALQHQTSFPVEAVDSTGAGDTFNGAIAAFWDLGLAAASRYACAAGALSVTRAGAQGGMPTRVEVDTFLDNAA; from the coding sequence ATGACCAAGGTGCTGGTAGTCGGCAGTATTAATATGGATCTCGTCGTCGGCACGACGCGCTTCCCGCGTCTCGGCGAAACACTGTTCGGCGAACGCTTTGCGACCCATCCCGGCGGCAAGGGCGCCAACCAGGCGGTTGCCGCGGCACGCCTCGGCGCGCAGGTGACGATGGTCGGCCGGGTCGGCGACGACGCATTCGGCCAGCAGATGCTGGCCACGCTGACGACCGAGGGCATCGACACCCGCTGGATCGGCGTATCGGACTCCGCCGCCACCGGCATCGCCGCGATCACCGTCTGCGACGGCGACAACGCCATCCTCGTCGTCCCCGGCGCCAATGGCGAACTCTCTCCCGAGCACATCGCCGCCTCCGAGCAGGCCTTTGCCGGCACCGACGTCGTGCTGGCACAGCTCGAAGTGCCGATGGCCACCGTCGAAGCCGCCGCCGCGCTGGCGCACAAGCACGGCAAGCCTTTCATCCTCAACCCGGCGCCGGCGGCCCGGCTGCCGATCGAACTGGTCGGCAAGGTCGCGCTGTTCACGCCGAACGAATACGAACTTGCCGTCGCGCTCGACGGCAAGCCCGAGAACTGGAAAGCGCTCTTGGCGATGCTGCCGGGCAAGGTGGTGATGACCAAGGGCCGCGACGGCGCCTACTTCACCGATGCCGGCGGTGCGCTGCAGCACCAGACCTCGTTCCCGGTCGAGGCCGTCGATTCGACCGGCGCCGGCGACACGTTCAACGGCGCGATCGCCGCGTTCTGGGACCTCGGCCTCGCCGCCGCATCGCGCTACGCCTGCGCCGCCGGCGCGCTGTCGGTGACCCGTGCCGGCGCACAGGGCGGCATGCCGACGCGTGTCGAAGTCGATACCTTCCTGGACAACGCAGCATGA